One segment of Methanolinea mesophila DNA contains the following:
- a CDS encoding 30S ribosomal protein S8e, with amino-acid sequence MLWQGRSVRQSTGGRYRPFRGKRRAEIGSAPTDTHIGDERIRIVKTFGGNRKIRVVRENIASVADPKSGTIKRAKIETVEQNGANPNYVRRNLLTKGAIIRTELGRARIVSRPGQDGVINAVLLE; translated from the coding sequence ATGCTTTGGCAGGGAAGATCGGTAAGACAGTCAACAGGAGGGCGTTACAGGCCCTTCAGGGGCAAGCGGCGTGCGGAGATCGGATCCGCGCCAACGGACACGCACATCGGAGACGAGCGGATACGGATCGTCAAAACCTTCGGCGGCAATCGTAAAATCCGCGTTGTCCGGGAAAACATCGCAAGTGTGGCGGACCCCAAATCCGGGACCATAAAGCGGGCAAAGATCGAAACTGTAGAACAGAACGGGGCCAATCCCAACTATGTGAGGAGAAATCTTCTTACCAAGGGAGCAATAATCAGGACGGAGCTCGGAAGGGCCCGCATCGTGAGCAGGCCCGGACAGGATGGCGTGATAAACGCGGTTCTCCTGGAATAA
- the hypB gene encoding hydrogenase nickel incorporation protein HypB — protein MHHVDVRIEKDIYDVNNRIADENARLLKEHGVRAFDLLGAIGSGKTALIERLAPLLSARGVRAGAIAGDVYGDDDFKRIVAMGIPAVNANTGKECHLDAHLVEHALESLPLDDLDLVFIENVGNMVCPTDFRLGAEKRIVVVSSTEGDDVVNKHPMMFRECHIGVINKVDLAPLVGADLSRMEADMRRYNPSMKIFRTNLKTGEGVSPLLDAILS, from the coding sequence ATGCATCATGTCGACGTCAGGATAGAGAAAGACATATACGACGTCAATAACCGGATCGCAGATGAAAATGCGAGACTATTGAAAGAACACGGGGTCAGGGCGTTCGATCTCCTTGGAGCCATCGGGTCGGGAAAGACGGCACTCATCGAGCGTCTCGCCCCCCTTCTGTCAGCGCGCGGCGTGCGGGCCGGGGCTATCGCAGGGGATGTGTACGGAGACGACGACTTCAAGCGGATCGTTGCAATGGGCATCCCCGCGGTGAATGCCAATACGGGAAAAGAATGTCATCTCGACGCTCACCTGGTGGAACATGCGCTGGAATCGCTCCCGCTCGATGATCTGGACCTGGTCTTCATCGAAAATGTAGGGAATATGGTGTGCCCGACCGATTTCCGGCTTGGTGCAGAGAAAAGGATCGTAGTAGTCAGCTCCACCGAAGGGGACGACGTGGTGAACAAGCACCCCATGATGTTCCGGGAATGCCACATCGGAGTTATCAATAAAGTGGACCTTGCCCCTCTTGTCGGTGCGGATCTCTCCAGGATGGAAGCGGATATGCGCAGATACAACCCTTCCATGAAGATCTTCAGGACGAATCTCAAAACCGGCGAAGGAGTGTCCCCGCTGCTCGATGCCATTCTGTCATGA
- a CDS encoding signal recognition particle subunit SRP19/SEC65 family protein translates to MKNERILYPCYFNAALMRQEGRRVSRGRAVKEPTLADLEKAAKKSGLVCRPEQKHHPSYWWKKEGRLVVTWDKSKEQLLKTVASRLERK, encoded by the coding sequence ATGAAGAACGAGCGTATTCTCTATCCCTGTTATTTTAACGCAGCGTTGATGCGGCAGGAAGGGAGAAGAGTCTCCCGCGGAAGAGCGGTAAAAGAGCCCACTCTTGCGGATCTCGAGAAGGCGGCAAAGAAGAGCGGGCTTGTGTGCCGTCCCGAACAGAAACATCACCCTTCCTACTGGTGGAAAAAAGAAGGAAGGCTCGTGGTGACATGGGACAAGAGCAAGGAGCAGCTGTTGAAGACCGTTGCATCGAGGCTGGAAAGGAAATGA
- a CDS encoding histidinol phosphate phosphatase domain-containing protein, whose translation MTVQYDLHTHTTLTDGELLPTELIRRMAVLGYTTVAITDHADRSNIDTLVSTIEKIRESAEHFGVRLLTGVELTHVPPREISLLAGMARKAGAQVVVVHGETTVEPVAEGTNLAACGCSEVDILAHPGLLTSEEAELAKENGVMVELTSRGGHNRTNGHVARVAREAGCTLVVNSDAHAPHDLLDKRAKFIIATGSGLKNEEASRAISLNIEKIFPE comes from the coding sequence ATGACTGTCCAGTACGATCTCCATACCCACACGACACTCACCGACGGGGAACTTCTACCCACCGAACTGATCCGTCGTATGGCGGTACTTGGGTACACCACGGTCGCTATCACGGATCATGCGGATCGTTCCAATATCGACACGCTGGTATCGACGATTGAAAAGATCAGGGAATCTGCGGAGCATTTCGGGGTGAGGCTCCTGACCGGCGTGGAACTTACTCATGTCCCGCCCCGGGAGATCTCCCTCCTTGCCGGGATGGCAAGGAAGGCGGGAGCCCAGGTGGTGGTGGTCCATGGCGAAACTACCGTCGAACCCGTGGCGGAAGGGACCAATCTCGCGGCCTGCGGGTGCAGTGAGGTTGATATCCTTGCGCATCCCGGTCTTCTTACCTCCGAGGAGGCTGAACTTGCGAAGGAAAACGGTGTCATGGTCGAGCTGACCTCCCGCGGAGGGCACAACAGGACCAACGGCCACGTGGCCCGGGTCGCACGTGAAGCAGGGTGCACGCTCGTGGTGAACTCGGACGCGCATGCTCCACATGATCTCCTCGACAAGCGCGCGAAATTCATCATAGCCACCGGATCGGGACTTAAGAATGAAGAGGCCTCCCGCGCAATCTCTTTAAATATTGAGAAAATTTTCCCGGAGTAA
- a CDS encoding H/ACA ribonucleoprotein complex subunit GAR1 produces the protein MKPVGKIIEIFGNVSAPYAAVLCRGQCERLEGEKLFIK, from the coding sequence ATGAAACCCGTGGGGAAGATCATCGAGATCTTCGGGAACGTATCCGCCCCTTATGCTGCCGTGCTCTGCAGGGGTCAGTGCGAGAGGCTGGAAGGCGAGAAACTGTTCATAAAATAA
- a CDS encoding transcription initiation factor IIB has protein sequence MQEVEKLKILQTEREALKARLKERVKEHEKKAEDHTETVCPECGSRQLVHDYERAELVCQSCGLVIDDDFIDRGPEWRAFDHDQRMKRSRVGAPMTFTIHDKGLSTMIDWRNRDSYGRAISSKNRAQLYRLRKWQRRIRVSNATERNLAFALSELDRMASALGLPRNVRETAAVVYRDAVDKNLIRGRSIEGVAAAALYAACRQCSVPRTLDEIAEVSRVSRKEIGRTYRFISRELGLKLLPTSPIDYVPRFCSGLNLKGEVQSRAVEILRQAGERELTSGRGPTGVAAAAIYISSILGGERRTQREVAEVAGVTEVTIRNRYKELAEKLDIEIIL, from the coding sequence ATGCAGGAAGTCGAAAAACTCAAAATCCTCCAGACTGAGAGAGAGGCACTCAAAGCCCGGCTCAAAGAGAGGGTAAAAGAGCACGAGAAGAAGGCGGAAGATCACACCGAGACCGTCTGCCCCGAGTGCGGCAGCAGGCAGCTGGTGCATGACTACGAGAGGGCCGAACTGGTGTGCCAGAGCTGCGGCCTTGTCATAGACGACGATTTCATCGACCGCGGGCCCGAGTGGAGGGCATTCGATCACGATCAGCGCATGAAGCGTTCCAGGGTGGGCGCTCCCATGACCTTCACCATCCATGACAAAGGGCTTTCGACCATGATCGACTGGAGGAACCGGGACTCGTATGGTCGGGCAATCTCCAGCAAAAACCGTGCCCAGCTCTACCGGCTGCGGAAGTGGCAGCGCAGGATCCGGGTAAGCAACGCAACGGAGCGGAACCTTGCATTCGCTCTGAGCGAGCTGGACCGGATGGCATCGGCGCTCGGTCTTCCCCGGAACGTCAGGGAAACTGCCGCGGTGGTCTACCGCGATGCAGTGGACAAGAACCTGATCCGTGGAAGGAGTATCGAGGGGGTCGCTGCCGCCGCCCTTTACGCCGCATGCCGCCAGTGCAGCGTGCCCCGGACCCTTGACGAGATTGCCGAGGTATCGCGGGTATCCCGGAAAGAGATCGGAAGGACCTACCGGTTCATATCCCGCGAGCTGGGACTCAAACTCCTGCCCACCTCGCCTATCGATTACGTGCCCCGTTTCTGCTCCGGTCTAAACCTCAAGGGGGAGGTGCAGAGCCGGGCGGTGGAGATCCTCCGCCAGGCCGGCGAGCGCGAACTGACCAGCGGGCGCGGCCCCACCGGTGTCGCTGCGGCGGCGATCTATATCTCGTCAATTCTCGGCGGAGAACGGCGTACCCAGCGGGAAGTCGCCGAGGTAGCAGGGGTGACCGAGGTCACAATAAGGAACAGATATAAGGAACTGGCAGAGAAATTAGATATCGAGATCATTCTCTGA
- a CDS encoding aldolase — protein MHESEFARIGARLRSEGLVNANFGNISVRDVSGFFITSAGAYLDCPGKVVQVPFEGPVPADASSEYRAHREVYRATRHSALVHAHPPHAVAASLVTDEVVPRDSEGVMFCPVISVVEGKPGSDEIGRNVAEALRLANIVLVKGHGTFAAGRGLDEAYILTSLVEHSCRVLWQLGAFHQPRPESSPPPGD, from the coding sequence ATGCACGAGAGTGAGTTTGCGCGGATCGGGGCGAGACTCCGGAGCGAAGGCCTTGTAAACGCGAATTTCGGGAACATAAGCGTCCGGGATGTTAGCGGGTTTTTCATCACCAGCGCCGGGGCATACCTGGATTGCCCGGGAAAGGTGGTGCAGGTGCCGTTCGAGGGGCCGGTGCCGGCGGACGCTTCGAGCGAGTACCGGGCGCACCGGGAGGTTTACCGTGCCACCCGGCACTCCGCGTTAGTGCATGCCCATCCACCTCACGCGGTCGCGGCCTCGCTGGTTACAGACGAGGTAGTCCCGCGGGACAGCGAAGGGGTGATGTTCTGCCCTGTGATCTCGGTAGTCGAAGGAAAACCCGGTTCGGACGAGATCGGCAGGAACGTTGCGGAAGCGCTCCGGCTTGCGAATATAGTGCTCGTGAAAGGCCACGGTACATTTGCCGCAGGGAGGGGTCTCGATGAAGCGTACATCCTCACCTCTCTTGTCGAGCACAGCTGCAGGGTGCTATGGCAGCTGGGTGCGTTTCACCAGCCTCGCCCTGAAAGTTCCCCGCCCCCGGGAGATTGA
- the npdG gene encoding NADPH-dependent F420 reductase produces MKVGIVGGTGDIGEGIAMRLSQHHEVIIGSREAEKAVTSSEECYRTLTDMGLSCTISGVSNQEAVDRGEVIILALPFKHVESTLSSLHGLEHKIVVSPVNPMEKRDYFVYTPPPEGSAALYIKKKLPAGTRLCTAFNTVAANKWKALTEDLEFAIPVCGDNPAAKETVMTLVNCIPHIRAYDAGPLAASCMVECLTPLLLNIARFNRLRDVGIQFR; encoded by the coding sequence GTGAAGGTCGGTATTGTCGGCGGTACCGGGGATATCGGGGAGGGGATTGCGATGCGCCTCTCCCAGCACCACGAAGTGATCATCGGGTCCCGCGAAGCGGAAAAAGCCGTAACCAGCAGCGAAGAGTGTTACCGGACCCTGACCGATATGGGGCTGTCGTGCACGATCAGCGGAGTCTCCAACCAGGAGGCGGTCGACCGGGGCGAGGTGATCATCCTCGCTCTCCCTTTCAAACACGTCGAATCCACCCTCTCGTCTTTGCACGGCCTGGAGCACAAGATCGTGGTCTCGCCGGTCAACCCGATGGAGAAACGGGATTATTTTGTCTATACTCCTCCTCCGGAGGGATCCGCGGCGCTTTACATCAAAAAGAAGCTTCCTGCCGGGACCAGGTTGTGTACGGCATTCAACACGGTGGCCGCCAATAAATGGAAAGCCCTGACGGAAGATCTTGAGTTCGCAATCCCCGTATGCGGGGACAATCCGGCAGCGAAGGAGACGGTGATGACCCTGGTAAATTGTATACCTCATATCCGGGCATATGACGCCGGGCCCCTCGCAGCCTCCTGCATGGTGGAGTGCCTCACCCCCCTGCTCCTCAACATCGCCAGGTTCAACAGGTTGCGGGACGTAGGCATCCAGTTCAGGTGA
- the trxA gene encoding thioredoxin, which translates to MTQQVIDMSKPVLLDFFAEWCGPCKRQGPILEELKGKMGDTIEIRKIDVDQNMELANKYGIRVVPTLIIEKDGKVVRTLEGVTGAESLASMLKPLVE; encoded by the coding sequence ATTACTCAACAGGTAATCGATATGAGCAAGCCTGTTCTGCTGGACTTTTTTGCTGAGTGGTGCGGCCCGTGTAAGCGCCAGGGGCCCATTCTCGAGGAATTGAAGGGTAAAATGGGAGACACGATAGAGATCAGGAAGATCGACGTCGACCAGAATATGGAACTGGCGAATAAATACGGGATCCGGGTGGTCCCCACGCTTATCATCGAGAAGGACGGAAAAGTGGTCAGGACACTTGAGGGGGTCACGGGTGCCGAATCACTGGCCTCCATGCTCAAGCCGCTGGTGGAATGA
- a CDS encoding preprotein translocase subunit SecD — translation MSRKKEKKDTKSEAPGQAAAAKPQAEQVQPPAAAPKKAASAGASPSGKKGIDWIGIIKNWQVALVIILVAASIVAINPHFEDGQFTTNLQFGLDLQTGTWLQMEFQSEVVGFETDLTTSQFLTNLQKNLDAEIYLIDDNRLEIRQLIPEDQLRQIFSDSGGTLTSYEVGVSRETAEQVKTILENKLNSLGTKNANVNPLIGLDGVAHYIRVELAGTSLSEAKEIVGKQGKFEIRIHTTGNQTEHVLYGDTITSVGIPSQEPPGSGSWGVSFTLSDQGADQFRQAAIKYGAVTDPDSHRLDMLLDDAVVYSAPLSQDLAAKIQTEPIRQLFASTGSGDEGLQSAKNLEIHLRAGALPVDVVVAGAGYTPANFSDYYKFMVVLAGLLALVAVGVVIYYRYREPTIVLPMIATNIAEIIILLGIATFIQQLDLAAIAGLIAVLGTGIDQLVVITDEILHEGRVPSPTLYQKRLTRALGIIMVSAATVVIAMLPLALLDLSSLRGFAIITILGVVIGVLITRPAYGKIIMGILSK, via the coding sequence ATGAGCAGGAAGAAGGAGAAGAAGGACACGAAATCCGAGGCTCCCGGGCAGGCGGCAGCAGCAAAACCCCAGGCAGAGCAGGTCCAGCCTCCCGCTGCAGCCCCGAAAAAAGCAGCCTCCGCCGGTGCATCTCCTTCGGGTAAAAAAGGAATAGACTGGATTGGAATTATCAAAAACTGGCAGGTCGCCCTGGTTATTATCCTCGTAGCTGCCTCCATAGTCGCGATAAACCCCCATTTCGAAGACGGCCAGTTCACTACCAACCTCCAGTTCGGGCTTGATCTCCAGACGGGGACCTGGCTCCAGATGGAATTCCAGTCCGAAGTTGTGGGATTCGAGACCGATCTTACGACTTCGCAGTTCCTTACGAACCTCCAGAAGAACCTCGATGCGGAGATTTATCTGATCGATGATAACCGGCTGGAGATACGACAACTCATACCGGAAGATCAATTGCGTCAGATCTTCTCGGATTCCGGCGGAACGCTCACCAGTTACGAGGTGGGAGTATCCCGGGAGACCGCGGAGCAGGTCAAGACGATCCTGGAGAACAAGCTGAACAGCCTGGGCACCAAAAATGCCAACGTCAACCCCCTGATCGGGCTTGACGGTGTCGCGCATTACATCAGGGTGGAGCTCGCCGGGACAAGTCTCTCCGAAGCCAAGGAGATCGTCGGGAAGCAGGGTAAATTCGAGATCAGAATCCACACTACCGGCAACCAGACCGAACACGTGCTCTACGGGGACACCATTACAAGCGTAGGTATCCCGAGCCAGGAACCACCGGGCAGCGGATCCTGGGGTGTATCATTCACCCTGAGCGACCAGGGAGCCGACCAGTTCAGACAGGCCGCCATCAAGTACGGTGCGGTGACGGATCCCGATTCGCACCGGCTCGACATGCTCCTTGACGACGCGGTGGTGTACTCGGCACCCCTCTCCCAGGATCTCGCCGCAAAAATCCAGACCGAACCCATCCGCCAGCTTTTTGCGTCCACTGGATCGGGCGATGAAGGGCTGCAGTCCGCCAAGAACCTGGAGATCCATCTCAGGGCGGGAGCGTTGCCGGTCGATGTAGTGGTCGCAGGTGCAGGATATACTCCGGCGAACTTCTCGGACTATTACAAGTTCATGGTGGTCCTTGCCGGCCTCCTGGCGCTGGTTGCGGTGGGAGTGGTGATTTACTACCGATACCGTGAGCCCACGATCGTCCTTCCCATGATCGCCACGAACATCGCGGAGATCATCATTCTTCTTGGTATTGCAACATTTATACAGCAACTGGACCTTGCCGCCATCGCCGGGCTGATCGCCGTACTTGGTACGGGGATCGACCAGCTCGTGGTGATCACCGACGAGATCCTGCACGAGGGACGCGTACCTTCACCGACCCTTTACCAGAAAAGGCTTACCCGGGCACTCGGTATCATCATGGTCTCCGCGGCCACGGTCGTGATCGCGATGCTCCCCCTTGCCCTGCTGGACCTTTCCAGCCTCCGGGGATTCGCCATCATCACCATCCTCGGTGTGGTGATCGGGGTCCTTATCACCCGGCCGGCATACGGGAAGATAATCATGGGAATCCTTTCCAAATAA
- a CDS encoding protein translocase subunit SecF: MGFISYDVNRYSPKQMVIIPLILLILALASLGYMMATTGMPVKPGLDFSGGTAVTLFTTDTDTQMEEVFAGYPLISITGGINNGKYLKFGPMSDDQLQSLATVINDHYPDAKIDQIGATFGQTLQQQSILALIFSFVGMSIVVFIAFRTFVPAAAVVLSAFADIVMTAAAMNLVGIELSLATTAALLMLIGYSVDSDILLTMRTLKRQGKLEDKLSGAFRTGIIMTTTTLAAVAAMWVVAFFGQIIVIWEIATVLIIGLIIDMINTWLTNAGIIKWYLLRRGER, encoded by the coding sequence ATGGGATTTATCAGCTACGATGTAAATCGATATTCCCCCAAACAGATGGTAATCATCCCGCTGATTCTTCTCATACTTGCGCTCGCCTCGCTGGGATATATGATGGCGACGACAGGTATGCCGGTGAAACCAGGGCTTGATTTCTCCGGGGGGACAGCGGTAACCCTCTTCACAACCGATACGGATACCCAGATGGAAGAGGTGTTTGCCGGTTATCCCCTGATCAGCATAACGGGCGGTATCAATAATGGAAAATACCTGAAGTTCGGCCCGATGAGTGACGACCAACTGCAATCGCTCGCCACGGTCATCAACGATCACTATCCCGATGCCAAGATCGACCAGATCGGGGCGACATTCGGGCAGACACTTCAGCAACAGTCAATCCTTGCCCTGATATTCTCGTTTGTCGGGATGTCAATCGTGGTGTTCATCGCGTTCCGCACGTTCGTGCCTGCAGCGGCGGTTGTGCTCTCGGCGTTCGCTGACATCGTCATGACCGCAGCGGCGATGAACCTTGTAGGAATTGAGCTTTCCCTCGCCACGACCGCAGCCCTGCTGATGCTCATCGGGTATTCGGTGGATAGTGATATCCTTCTTACCATGCGGACCCTGAAGAGGCAGGGAAAACTTGAGGATAAGCTCTCGGGGGCGTTCCGCACCGGTATCATCATGACCACCACCACGCTCGCGGCGGTCGCGGCAATGTGGGTCGTGGCATTTTTTGGCCAGATCATCGTCATATGGGAGATCGCAACGGTCCTGATTATCGGGCTCATCATCGATATGATAAACACGTGGCTGACGAATGCGGGGATTATCAAGTGGTACCTGCTCCGGAGGGGAGAGCGATGA
- a CDS encoding DUF2551 domain-containing protein has translation MRSPAEITHLIESRLNSYLSRDRTGIRRAMLNLFLRIKSLTIAQIFSALNEQFNISYHSVAAMVGIIASRIGILHVVKNREGTCSIYQLKEQYKEIVVRIVKAA, from the coding sequence ATGAGATCTCCTGCCGAGATCACTCACCTCATAGAATCCAGGTTAAACAGCTATCTCTCCCGTGACAGAACCGGCATCCGCCGTGCAATGCTCAACCTGTTTCTTCGGATCAAATCCCTCACGATAGCCCAGATCTTTTCGGCCCTTAATGAGCAGTTCAATATCAGCTATCATTCGGTGGCCGCGATGGTGGGCATAATCGCCTCGAGAATCGGTATACTGCATGTCGTCAAGAACCGCGAGGGGACCTGCAGTATCTACCAGCTGAAGGAACAGTACAAGGAGATAGTGGTAAGGATCGTAAAGGCTGCATAA
- a CDS encoding archease: MSYVELEHTADVKLRVEAGTLEELFSEAVRALMATMYGSVEPGTRAVSVEVHSADLEGLVHDLLSEALFLSDVEEVVFSSARLTIGKDSVSGILLGEPFDPSRHRGGSEVKGISYSGMKIGKEDDTYILDVILDV; encoded by the coding sequence ATGAGTTACGTTGAACTGGAGCATACGGCAGACGTGAAACTAAGGGTCGAGGCAGGGACCCTTGAGGAACTTTTCTCCGAGGCCGTCCGGGCCCTGATGGCGACCATGTACGGGAGCGTGGAGCCCGGAACCCGCGCTGTCAGCGTGGAGGTACACTCTGCAGACCTTGAGGGCCTGGTCCACGATCTCCTTTCGGAGGCGCTGTTCCTTTCAGATGTCGAAGAGGTGGTCTTTTCCTCGGCCCGACTGACGATCGGGAAGGATTCCGTTTCCGGAATCCTCCTGGGGGAGCCGTTTGACCCCTCCAGGCACAGGGGGGGAAGCGAGGTCAAAGGAATCTCCTATTCCGGAATGAAGATCGGGAAAGAGGATGATACATATATACTTGATGTCATTCTTGATGTGTGA
- a CDS encoding RtcB family protein, translating to MLEGIKRIGPCEWEVPRGFVPAMRVPGRFFLSDALMETLEEGAIHQLANVATMPGIVKNSLAMPDIHWGYGFPIGGVAAFDLEEGVISPGGVGFDINCGVRLLSTPLRAGEITNRRALIERLFKAVPTGVGAKSTLRLSTKELEAMLLKGSAWAVDQGYGTAKDIVRCEEQGQMKSADPSAVSAKARQRGMPQSGTLGSGNHFLEVQEVREIYNPPAAARMGLSVGQVCIMIHCGSRGLGHQVCTDHLKVLEGATKRYKITLPDRQLACAPLDSPEGRAYFGAMAAAANYAWANRQVIMHMTRGVLTSLYGIAEDEMPLIYDVAHNVAKFEEHEVDGMRRKVCVHRKGATRAFGPGSHDIPPEFSDIGQPVIIPGSMGTPSYLLNGTLHAMERTFGSTCHGAGRVMSRSKAKKALSGQEVKEALENEGIIVRAPSVGAIVDEAPEVYKPSAEVVRVVHDVGISRLIARLEPMGVIKG from the coding sequence ATGCTGGAAGGAATAAAGAGGATAGGGCCGTGTGAGTGGGAGGTCCCCCGTGGTTTTGTCCCGGCTATGAGGGTTCCCGGGAGGTTCTTCCTCTCGGATGCACTGATGGAGACGCTGGAGGAAGGAGCGATCCATCAGCTCGCGAACGTCGCCACGATGCCGGGGATAGTGAAAAATTCACTGGCGATGCCGGACATTCACTGGGGCTACGGTTTTCCCATCGGAGGTGTCGCGGCATTCGACCTGGAAGAAGGGGTCATCTCCCCGGGAGGCGTGGGTTTTGACATCAATTGCGGGGTCCGCCTCCTGTCTACCCCTCTTCGTGCCGGGGAGATCACCAACCGGAGAGCGCTGATCGAACGTCTTTTCAAGGCGGTCCCGACTGGCGTGGGCGCAAAAAGCACGCTCAGGCTTTCGACGAAAGAACTCGAAGCCATGCTCCTGAAAGGGAGTGCATGGGCGGTCGACCAGGGGTACGGGACCGCGAAGGATATCGTCCGTTGCGAGGAGCAGGGGCAGATGAAATCCGCAGATCCTTCTGCGGTCTCCGCAAAGGCACGACAGCGGGGAATGCCCCAGAGCGGGACCCTGGGTTCCGGGAACCATTTCCTGGAGGTGCAGGAGGTGCGGGAAATCTACAACCCTCCGGCGGCAGCCCGGATGGGACTCTCCGTGGGACAGGTCTGTATCATGATTCACTGCGGTTCCCGGGGTCTCGGTCACCAGGTCTGTACTGACCACCTGAAAGTGCTGGAAGGTGCTACCAAGCGGTATAAGATAACCCTTCCCGACCGGCAGCTCGCGTGTGCTCCGCTGGACTCTCCGGAGGGAAGGGCATATTTCGGGGCAATGGCGGCCGCGGCAAACTATGCCTGGGCAAACCGCCAGGTGATCATGCACATGACAAGAGGTGTACTCACATCGCTCTACGGGATCGCGGAGGACGAGATGCCCCTGATCTACGATGTGGCGCATAACGTCGCCAAGTTCGAGGAGCACGAGGTTGACGGCATGCGGAGAAAGGTCTGTGTCCACCGGAAAGGAGCTACCAGGGCTTTCGGGCCCGGGAGCCATGACATCCCCCCCGAATTCTCAGATATCGGCCAGCCGGTGATCATCCCCGGGAGTATGGGAACTCCCTCGTACCTGCTGAACGGGACCCTGCACGCCATGGAACGGACCTTCGGGAGCACCTGCCACGGGGCGGGGCGGGTGATGAGCCGTTCAAAGGCAAAAAAGGCATTAAGTGGTCAGGAAGTCAAAGAAGCTCTGGAGAACGAAGGAATCATTGTCAGGGCACCCAGTGTGGGTGCAATCGTCGACGAGGCCCCCGAGGTCTATAAACCGAGTGCAGAAGTGGTGAGAGTCGTGCACGATGTGGGAATTTCAAGACTTATCGCACGGCTCGAGCCCATGGGAGTGATAAAAGGGTGA
- a CDS encoding DUF2111 domain-containing protein has product MRSYVISSSSRAEDMEPVGMALHELLNRLPVTARSKERPGIRIEDGKVVDRNYTGPVLEEVLHRNVLIKQTPVTGEYRGVPVVVSPIREEGGEAIGAIGVVDITGIFDLATLMEHQSAILKQVCGKDPCPLPTEQIGAKR; this is encoded by the coding sequence ATGCGCAGCTATGTCATCTCGTCCAGTTCACGCGCGGAAGATATGGAACCGGTGGGGATGGCGCTTCACGAGCTTCTGAACCGTCTCCCGGTCACTGCACGGTCGAAAGAGAGGCCCGGGATCCGGATCGAAGACGGGAAGGTAGTGGACAGGAATTACACCGGCCCCGTCCTGGAAGAAGTGCTGCATCGCAACGTCCTGATCAAGCAGACTCCGGTAACCGGGGAATACCGGGGTGTCCCGGTGGTGGTGAGCCCGATCCGGGAAGAGGGTGGCGAGGCCATCGGTGCGATAGGCGTGGTGGACATCACCGGGATCTTCGATCTCGCCACGCTCATGGAACATCAGTCCGCAATTTTAAAGCAGGTATGCGGAAAGGACCCCTGTCCTCTTCCCACGGAACAGATCGGAGCAAAGAGGTAG